One window of Melospiza georgiana isolate bMelGeo1 chromosome 11, bMelGeo1.pri, whole genome shotgun sequence genomic DNA carries:
- the RAB7A gene encoding ras-related protein Rab-7a, protein MTSRKKVLLKVIILGDSGVGKTSLMNQYVNKKFSNQYKATIGADFLTKEVMVDDRLVTMQIWDTAGQERFQSLGVAFYRGADCCVLVFDVTAPNTFKTLDSWRDEFLIQASPRDPENFPFVVLGNKIDLENRQVTTKRAQAWCYSKNNIPYFETSAKEAINVEQAFQTIARNALKQETEVELYNEFPEPIKLDKTDRAKASAESCSC, encoded by the exons ATGACTTCTAGGAAGAAAGTGTTACTGAAAGTCATCATCCTTGGAGACTCTGG GGTGGGAAAGACATCGCTCATGAACCAGTATGTGAACAAGAAATTCAGTAACCAGTACAAGGCTACGATAGGTGCAGACTTCCTGACAAAAGAGGTGATGGTGGATGACAGGCTAGTGACAATGCAG ATATGGGATACAGCAGGCCAAGAACGATTTCAGTCTCTGGGAGTTGCCTTCTACAGGGGAGCAGATTGCTGTGTGCTGGTGTTCGATGTCACGGCTCCCAACACGTTCAAAACCCTAGACAGCTGGAGGGATGAATTCCTCATTCAGGCCAGTCCAAGGGATCCTgagaattttccttttgttgtgcTGGGAAACAAGATTGACCTAGAAAACAGACAA GTCACCACAAAACGGGCACAAGCCTGGTGCTACAGTAAAAACAACATCCCCTACTTTGAAACCAGTGCCAAGGAGGCCATTAACGTGGAACAAGCTTTCCAGACGATTGCACGAAATGCACTTAAACAG GAAACCGAAGTGGAACTTTACAATGAATTCCCCGAACCCATCAAACTAGACAAGACTGACCGAGCGAAGGCttctgcagagagctgcagctgctga
- the HMCES gene encoding abasic site processing protein HMCES: MCGRTACSLAADNLRRACAYRDRRGRQRQPEWVRQERYQPSYNKGPQSSGPVLLSRRHLQQDADSSERVLMDMRWGLVPSWFKQDNPSKLQFNTSNCRSDTMLSKSSYKGALLKGKRCVVLADGFYEWQQQSGGKQPYFIYFPQSKDATETDKETEGDEEWKGWRLLTMAGIFDCWEPPGGGEMLYTYTIITVDASKDVSFIHHRMPAILDGDEAIRKWLDFAEVPTQEAVKLIQPTENIVFHPVSTFVNNIRNNTPECIAAIELGAKKEVKATPSNKGMLGWLKKSQESSPQKKENDLPKWTSQFIQSPSPKKTSADVLQQWLGKQGQPPAKKHKA, encoded by the exons ATGTGCGGCCGCACCGCCTGCTCGCTGGCCGCCGACAACCTGCGCCGGGCCTGCGCCTACCGCGACCGCCGGGGCCGGCAGCGGCAGCCCGAGTGGGTGCGGCAGGAGCGCTACCAGCCCTCCTACAACAAGGGCCCGCAGTCCAGCGGCCCCGTGCTGCTCTCCCGCCGCCACCTCCAGCAG GATGCTGACTCCTCGGAGCGGGTGCTCATGGACATGCGCTGGGGCCTGGTGCCCTCCTGGTTCAAGCAGGACAACCCCTCCAAACTGCAGTTCAACACCTCCAACTGCCGCAGTGATACCATGCTGAGCAAGTCCTCCTACAAG GGTGCTCTCCTCAAGGGCAAGCGCTGCGTGGTCCTGGCCGATGGCTTCTAcgagtggcagcagcagagtgggGGGAAGCAGCCCTATTTCATTTACTTCCCCCAGAGCAAGGATGCCACG GAGACAGACAAGGAGACAGAGGGAGATGAAGAATGGAAAGGATGGAGGTTGCTTACTATGGCTGGGATTTTCGACTGCTGGGAGccaccaggaggaggagaaatgcTGTACACTTACACCATCATCACTGTGGATGCTTCCAAGGATGTGAGCTTCATCCATCACAG GATGCCAGCCATCCTGGATGGGGATGAAGCCATCAGGAAATGGCTGGACTTTGCTGAAGTGCCGACCCAAGAAGCTGTTAAACTCATCCAGCCCACAGAGAACATTGTTTTCCACCCAGTGTCCACCTTTGTCAACAACATCCGCAACAACACGCCCGAGTGCATTGCAGCCATCGAGCTAGGAGCCAAGaag GAGGTGAAAGCCACCCCAAGCAACAAAGGGATGCTGggctggttaaaaaaatcccaagagaGCTCTCcccagaagaaagaaaatgattTGCCCAAGTGGACAAGTCAGTTCATCCAGAGCCCTTCACCCAAGAAAACCAGCGCAGATGtcctgcagcagtggctggggAAGCAGGGACAGCCACCTGCGAAGAAGCACAAGGCTTAG
- the LOC131088123 gene encoding histone H2A type 2-B, whose product MSGRGKSGGKARAKAKSRSSRAGLQFPVGRVHRLLRKGNYAERVGAGAPVYLAAVLEYLSAEILELAGNAARDNKKTRIIPRHLQLAIRNDEELNKLLGGVTIAQGGVLPNIQAVLLPKKTQSSKK is encoded by the coding sequence ATGTCGGGCCGGGGGAAGTCCGGCGGAAAGGCGCGGGCCAAGGCCAAGTCGCGCTCGTCGCGGGCCGGGCTGCAGTTCCCCGTGGGGCGGGTGCACCGGCTGCTGCGCAAGGGTAACTACGCGGAGAGGGTGGGCGCCGGGGCGCCGGTGTACCTGGCGGCCGTGCTGGAGTACCTGTCGGCTGAGATCCTGGAGCTGGCGGGCAACGCGGCCCGCGACAACAAGAAGACGCGCATCATCCCGCGGCACCTGCAGCTCGCCATCCGCAACGACGAGGAGCTCAACAAGCTGCTGGGCGGCGTGACCATCGCCCAGGGCGGCGTCCTGCCCAACATCCAGGCCGTGCTGCTGCCCAAGAAGACGCAGAGCTCCAAGAAGTGA
- the LOC131088187 gene encoding histone H1.10 — MSVDLEETDLPMAEAEEAPLSPEKKAAAKKAKGGGGASLSPSKKRKNNKKKNQPGKYSQLVVETIRKLGERSGSSLAKIYNEAKKVAWFDQQNGRTYLKYSIKALVQNDTLLQVKGTGANGSFKLNRKKLEGGGEGGAGNSAHKSLKKATVSSTRRAEKPAAKSKKPEKKSHKKGASSAAAKKDKGKAKKATKKGAASPGGKKVKKSAKPKALKSRKA, encoded by the coding sequence ATGTCGGTAGACCTAGAAGAAACCGATCTGCCCATGGCTGAGGCAGAGGAGGCGCCGCTCTCCCCGGAGAAGAAAGCGGCTGCTAAGAAGGCGAAaggaggcggcggcgcctcGTTGTCGCCATcgaagaaaaggaagaacaaCAAGAAGAAGAACCAGCCGGGCAAATACAGCCAGCTAGTGGTGGAGACGATCCGCAAGCTGGGCGAGCGCAGTGGCTCCTCGCTGGCCAAGATCTATAACGAGGCCAAGAAAGTGGCTTGGTTCGACCAGCAGAACGGCAGGACTTACCTGAAGTACTCAATCAAGGCACTGGTACAGAACGACACGCTGCTCCAGGTCAAGGGCACCGGCGCCAACGGCTCCTTCAAGCTCAACAGGAAGAAGCTGGAAGGCGGCGGGGAGGGGGGCGCGGGCAACAGCGCCCACAAGTCCCTCAAGAAGGCGACGGTCTCCTCGACCCGGAGGGCGGAGAAGCCGGCGGCCAAGAGCAAGAAGCCCGAGAAGAAATCGCACAAGAAGGGAGCCAGCAGCGCGGCGGCGAAGAAAGACAAGGGCAAAGCCAAGAAGGCCACCAAGAAGGGAGCCGCGTCCCCCGGGGgcaagaaggtgaagaagtcGGCAAAGCCCAAGGCGCTCAAGAGCCGGAAGGCATGA